In Rhinoderma darwinii isolate aRhiDar2 chromosome 9, aRhiDar2.hap1, whole genome shotgun sequence, the following are encoded in one genomic region:
- the LOC142660963 gene encoding uncharacterized protein LOC142660963 isoform X1: MADTGDWSDMVAYHAACSQELGLASGACVQPGSAPSFPVLFSAQPELAAGRTGAGRPGRRSAARKQDGGSHKKKMAAGSGKRAVSKQPSQGAGASAVPVASPPRSPPGPCQHGLRPGGECARKDGVEGVLDSICPSPALSSFSPAGPRRERSRRGRKRRAGGHRRHGHHRRRRSGDVKRRGRRYSSSSSDGFSSSSATTSASSGSWRRSSRRSSRPQRRSRRREVQRLSVDQEQLSQVVPPAGPVEEVQAVVPVPRQVAEGPSGVGGTSGSGESACGDAWLNKSIASGADLISVLKAVVAGLKVNEGTLCPSVPPEGAMPPSEKENALASLTFRDSLFCGVAPLGTHLSAEIKDKIWRNEFVDIWSLVSVEQVTVDKERGFERGSDRKAKVAKTFGNWVQCYATLAHVICQRYPGKGAELFVYFDTIFSAHRLHGGAAWWRYDEEFRRRLALSPDISWATKATDVWLQLILAQGSRQQRPFPSAAAAPGPAPGVAAARPTGACWLYNEGHCRFFATCKFQHECSICGGAHAALRCFRRGKQPVKAPPSGAAENAGERSRDGPMVRAVPQEAGSRGAH; encoded by the coding sequence atggcggacacaggtgattggtccgacatggttgcttaccatgcggcatgttcacaggagctgggacttgcttctggtgcctgtgtgcagccggggtcggcgccatctttccccgtgctgttctctgcgcagccagaattggcggcggggagaacaggggcgggacgtcctggcaggcgcagtgcggccaggaaacaagatggcggctcacataaaaagaagatggcggcgggttcggggaagcgggcggtgagcaaacagcccagccagggggcgggggcttctgcggtgcctgtcgcttctccaccccggtcccccccgggcccctgtcagcatgggttaaggccagggggggagtgtgctaggaaagatggggtcgagggtgttttggactcgatttgcccttctcctgccttgtcatctttttctcctgcaggtccaagaagagagcgttccaggcgagggaggaaacgccgggctggaggacatcgccggcacggccatcatagacgtcgcagatcgggtgacgtgaagaggcgtggtcggcggtattcctcgtcttccagcgatggattctcctcctcgtcggcgacgacgtctgcatcgtcaggatcgtggaggaggtcgtcgcggagatcatcacggccgcagagacgcagtcgacgccgggaggtgcagcgcttgtcggtggatcaggagcagctgtcccaggttgtccctcccgccgggccggtggaggaggtgcaggccgtggttccagtgccgcggcaagtggctgaaggaccctctggagtcggtgggacctctgggagcggtgagtcggcctgcggtgacgcatggcttaataaatctattgcatcgggtgcggatttgatttctgttttaaaagccgtggtggctgggttaaaagtgaatgagggaacgttgtgtccctcggtgccaccagagggagctatgcccccgtctgagaaagagaatgctttagctagtttgacgtttagagattcattgttttgtggagtcgctcctctcgggactcatttgtcagctgagatcaaggacaagatttggaggaatgaatttgtggatatttggtccttggtctcggtggagcaggtgactgtcgacaaggagcggggttttgagagaggttcagataggaaagcgaaagtcgcgaaaacatttggcaactgggtacagtgttacgctacactggctcatgttatttgccaacgctatcctgggaaaggggccgagttgtttgtctattttgacacaattttcagcgcccacaggctgcacggtggtgcggcctggtggcgatatgatgaagaatttcggcgtcgtttggctttgtcgcctgatattagttgggcgacgaaggcaacggacgtgtggttgcagcttatcttagcgcaagggagcaggcaacaacgcccctttcccagtgcggccgcagctccgggccccgcccctggagttgcggccgctaggcccacgggtgcctgttggctctacaacgagggccactgtcgtttctttgccacgtgcaaattccaacatgaatgctccatctgtgggggcgctcatgcggcgctccggtgtttccggagaggtaagcagccggttaaggcacctccttccggcgcagcggagaacgccggtgaacgttctcgagatgggcccatggttagagcggtaccacaggaggcgggaagcagaggtgctcactag
- the LOC142660963 gene encoding uncharacterized protein LOC142660963 isoform X2, with product MNAPSVGALMRRSGVSGEVSSRLRHLLPAQRRTPVNVLEMGPWLERYHRRREAEVLTSGFSFGFEIPFEYSATLSLADNLKSINENVGIARLKLAKEVELGRMAGPFSEPPYTNLRVSPLGLVPKKERGKFRLIHHLSFPRGGSVNDSISRAEAAVSYTSFDVAVRLVQAAGQGALLAKSDIEAAFRLLPVHPECFHLLGCCLDKGFYVDMCLPMGCSISCSYFEMFASFLEWVVRLESGCDSVIHYLDDFLFVGPGGSGLCSTLLRVFRQVMSRFGVPISEDKTEGPLTVLSFLGIEIDSERMIFRLPDDKLARLVTQVDQVMGSKKVTLKQLQSLMGLLVFACRIIPMGRVFSRRLSLATRGISKPNHFIRVTSWMKKDLFV from the coding sequence atgaatgctccatctgtgggggcgctcatgcggcgctccggtgtttccggagaggtaagcagccggttaaggcacctccttccggcgcagcggagaacgccggtgaacgttctcgagatgggcccatggttagagcggtaccacaggaggcgggaagcagaggtgctcactagcgggttttcgtttggttttgagattccttttgaatattctgcgacattgtcattggctgacaatttgaagtcgatcaatgagaatgtgggcattgcgcggctaaaattggcgaaagaagtggaattagggagaatggcaggtccattcagcgagccgccgtatacgaatctgcgagtttccccccttggtttagttccaaagaaggaacgaggaaagtttaggctgattcatcacctttcctttcctcgcggtggttctgttaacgacagtatttctagggcggaggcggcggtttcgtatacgtctttcgatgttgcagtaaggctggtacaggcggctggacagggggcgttgttagctaaatctgatattgaagcggcctttcgtttgctgccggttcatccggagtgttttcacctgctgggttgttgtttagataaagggttttacgtggatatgtgccttccaatgggttgttcaatatcatgcagttactttgagatgtttgcgtcatttttagaatgggtagttcgtttggagtctggttgtgactcggtcattcattatctggatgattttctttttgtaggcccggggggctctgggttgtgcagcacgttgctgagagtgtttcgacaggtgatgtcgcgtttcggtgtacctatttccgaagataagacggaaggtcctttaactgttttgtcatttttgggtatcgaaatagatagcgagcggatgatttttcgcttgcccgatgataaattggcaaggctagtgacgcaagttgaccaggtcatggggtcgaaaaaagtgacgttaaaacagttacagtcgttaatgggattgctggtgtttgcttgtcgtataattccaatgggtcgtgttttctctaggcgtttgtctttagccactagaggtatctcgaagccaaatcattttatccgggtaacctcttggatgaagaaggatttgtttgtctag